From Polaribacter haliotis:
CAGCAATAATAAAATCGTTTAAAGCATCGTGTGTAATTTCAAAAGACATAGTATTAGAAGTACCAATTTGGGTAGCGTCGTTAAAGTCGCCACCAGAAATAACCATTTCTACATTATAAGTAACATTTACAGTACTGTTTTCTGCAATTTCAGAATCTTCCCAACCTAATGTTAATGCAGTATCGTCTGCATTTGCACTTAAAAGTACAACACTAAATCCATTAACAGGACTTGTTATTGAAGGAGGGTTTACTGCAAATTTAGAAACTTGAAATAAAATTGCATTCGAAACAGCAGAACCTGTATTCAATCTCATGTAAACACCAGTATCTGCGAAAGACTTAATGTTTGCATCACTTAATACTTGATTGAATGCAGCAACCGTCATTGAAAAGTTGTTTTTTTCAGTAGAACCTAAAACCACTGGAGTTGTAAATTCTGCATCTGTAGACATTTCAACACTATAAGTTGCTCCAGAGTTAATCTCGTCATTCCAAGTAATTGTAAATGCAGGATTGTCTGGCAAATCGAAATTTAGTAAAATATTACTGATTCCTGGAGTATCTAAAACAAACTCAGGATCTGGTGTTGTAATTGTTAAGCTTTCTTCTGCTTCACATGCGCCTAATAAAAGGGTTAGTGATAAAAACAGGTAGCTAATTCTTTTTATATAAATATTCATTTTTTTATCTATTAAGAGTTATTTTGATATTATAAATTCAAAGGAATTAAGATATAACGTCCTGTTAAATCATTAAACCAGATATCATAGTTATCTTCTACAACAACTGGAATTGAACCACCACCATCAGTAGCAACACCAGAGAAAGAAGAAGAACTACCCCATTTAGTGCCAGAATCTGTAACAAACTCTACATTTCCAGGAGTTAATTTTACATCTTTTGCGTACCAAATATGTCCGTCAAAAGCTAATGCAGTTAATGCAATATCTGCAGTACTTGTTCCTTTTACAGTTAAAGAAGCAGGACTGTTTTTTCCATTAGCATCAAATGACTCAAAAGAAAAAGTATTACTTGCAAAGTTTATTTTAAATGTATAAAAACCAGCAGGAATTCCATTTCCTCCTCCATAAGGAAATCTTTCTGGATCAGTTCCACCACCTAAATTTGCCCCAACAGTAGATCCATCATCTGTACCATATTGTGGTTGCCATTCTCCAGTTGTAGATAAAACTTTAAAATGTCCATTATCTGCCCAAAATCCTGTATAATAATATGTATTTGCATCATTAGGGTCTCTAAAAAGAGCTGGGTTGTTATTATTGTTATTCCATCCAGGAGCAGTTGCGTCTCCAACTAAATAAAAGTCGTTAAAAACATAATTAAAGTATGGATATACTTCTAACATAACAGCGTTAGAAGCTATTTTTTCTCCACCTTGTGTTCCTAAACCAGCTTTTACTCTTATAAAAACATTTTCCCAGTTGAAAGGATTTAAACCTGCATTTCCAGCGGCAGTATTTACTTCATTAACAGAAAGTGTTACTGAAGTTTTTCCTGTAACTGTAGAAGCTGTTGTAGCTTCAGCAAAATCTTCTGTTTTAGAAAATTCTATAGAATAATTTATAGAAGCTTGTTGTCCATAATCTGCTTCTGCCCAATTTAAGGTAACAGCAGGATTGTTTGTGTTTACAGCGTCTAATTCTAGTTTTGCAAAATTTAATTCTTGCAAAACTGGAGCTGTAGGTGCGTTTATTGTAAATTTTTCTGAGCTATCATCACAAGAATGGAACACACTAAGAACCAATCCAAGAATTGCAATTGCAGAAAATCTTTTTATATTTTGTATCATTTCAAATTTATTTTTAGAATTAATAACCATCATTTTGTTTCAATTCTGGATTCGATTTTAAACTCGCAGATGGAATTGGGTATAATTTTAGAGTTGCAGGTAAAGCAATTCCATTGGTACCATTTCCTTTCCAAGCCCAGTTATAATTACCTCCAGTAAAACGACCAAAACGAATTAAATCTTGTCTTCTGTGAGCTTCCCAATGTAATTCTCTAGATCTTTCATCTATAATAAAATCTAAATTAATATCCGCAATTGTTAAATTGTTTTGTGGGTTTTTAGCTCTTGTTCTTAACTCGTTTATAAACCCTGTTAAATCTGTAGGATTTGCTCCAGTACCACCTCTTAAATGTGCTTCTGCATACATTAAATAAACATCTGCTAATCTAAATAAAGGAAAATCTGTATCTACGAAAGTTTGGTCTACCCCAAAACCACCAGTAGATTTTGCATTCGAGTATTTCTCTAAAATATAACCTTGGTCTTTATTAGAAATGTCTGTAATTTCTTTGCTTCTAGTTCCAGAAATAATTGTATTTCTTGTATCGCTGTTGTAAATACCACCATCGAACAATTCTACAAATTCTTTTCTAAGTCTAAGAGCGCCTCCCCAGCCACCAGCACCAACACCTAATGCAGCACCATTAACTTCTAAACTACCTACAGAACCATTAACCATTACAGTTGTTGGACCAAAATTTTGTGTGAATGTACCATCAGAAATTAAAGGAAAAATAATTTCGTTTTTTGCTGAATTTATATCGTTATCTGCCATAAAGTTATGCGAATATTCTGCAGCCAATGCATAACCTCCGCTAATTATTTTCTTACAGTAGTCTAAGCATTCTGTATATTTATCCTGACCAATATATACTTCTGCATTCAAATAAATTTTTGCTAAAATCATCCAAGCAACACCTTTACTTGCTCGACCATGTTCGTTTGCTAAAGGATCTGCTAAATCTGCTTCAATAGCTATTAATTCGGATTCTACAAATTCAAAAAGTTGAGTTCTATCATATGCCTTTGGTGATGTATTTATGGCATCTTCCTCTGTAGTGAAGTTTGCTTGCCCAAATAAATCCATCATATAGTAATAAGACATTGCTCTTAACAATCTTGCTTCTGCTCTGTATTTAACAATTTCTGTTTTTGTTGTAGCAGAAACATTTCTTTCTGTTAATTTGGCATCTGTTGTTTCTCTTAAGAAGTTGTTTGCAAAAGCAATTGTTACATGACTTCTACCAAACATCCCTAAAATTATAGGATCGTTTGCGTTCCAAATATTTCGTTGAATTTCTCTTGTACCAGGGTCATTTTCGTAAGACCAAATCATTTGATCTGCAGATAATGTTTGTAGGTACAATAAAACTCTACCAAACTGACTTGTTCCTGCATCTAAACCATCGATATTTGATGATCCTGGTCCATCTACTCCAGTTAAAGAAAGATTTCCATAAACTCCAGCTAATAATCTTTTGTAAGACGTTTCGTCTTTAAAAAAGTCTTCTCCTAATAAATCTTGATCGTCTTTTGGTGTAATGTCTAAATCTTTTGTACAAGAAGACATTGCAAAAACCATTACAAGAAATAATGCAGCTATTTTTTCTATTTTAAATATTTTTTTCATCATTAATTCTTTATTGATTAAAATTTAATGTTTGCACCCACCAAAAATGTTCTTGGTCTTGGGTAAATAGTGTTATCTATACCATTAAAAACTTCTGGATCTAAACCAGAGTAGTTTGTAACTGTAAATACATTTTGCATACCAGCCCATAAACGAATGCTATTTGATGCAAATTTTTTGATTGGTTTATCAAAAGTATAACCTAATGTAATATTATCCATTCTTAAAAACGATGCATTTTCTAAATAAATATCGGAAAGAATTACATCTGATGTTCTTTGAAAATTAGTTTCTAATACAGAAGTTGGTATGTTAGCTAAAACGGCATTATCTTGTAATAAATCGTATTGTGCTAAAGAAGAATTAACATTGTTATAAACATAGTTTCCTAAGCTTGCTCTTAAATTGAAAGCTAAATCGAAGTTTTTATAATTGAAATTAGATTGAAATCCGAAAGTTACATCCGCTTGCGGATTTTCTTTTAAATATCTGTCTTCATTATTAATAATTCCATCTCCATTTAAATCTACATAAGCACCTTCAATTGGTTTCCTGCATTATCGTATAATTGTTTGTATACATAAAAAGAGTTTGGAGCAAACCTTCACTAAATAATTGAATAAAGTTTCCTGTTCTCCAGCAATTCCACCTGTTGTAATATCTTGATTTAATGCTAGTTTTTTTGATTTCTCTATCTAAATATGTTGCGTTAAAGTTGATACTCCAATCGATGTCTTCCGTTTTTATTACATCTGCATTTAAAGTAAATTCAACACCATTTACTTGTAAATCTCCAACGTTTTGTAAAACTCTATTTGTAAAGTTAGAACATCTGCTACGGAGCATCCGAT
This genomic window contains:
- a CDS encoding RagB/SusD family nutrient uptake outer membrane protein gives rise to the protein MMKKIFKIEKIAALFLVMVFAMSSCTKDLDITPKDDQDLLGEDFFKDETSYKRLLAGVYGNLSLTGVDGPGSSNIDGLDAGTSQFGRVLLYLQTLSADQMIWSYENDPGTREIQRNIWNANDPIILGMFGRSHVTIAFANNFLRETTDAKLTERNVSATTKTEIVKYRAEARLLRAMSYYYMMDLFGQANFTTEEDAINTSPKAYDRTQLFEFVESELIAIEADLADPLANEHGRASKGVAWMILAKIYLNAEVYIGQDKYTECLDYCKKIISGGYALAAEYSHNFMADNDINSAKNEIIFPLISDGTFTQNFGPTTVMVNGSVGSLEVNGAALGVGAGGWGGALRLRKEFVELFDGGIYNSDTRNTIISGTRSKEITDISNKDQGYILEKYSNAKSTGGFGVDQTFVDTDFPLFRLADVYLMYAEAHLRGGTGANPTDLTGFINELRTRAKNPQNNLTIADINLDFIIDERSRELHWEAHRRQDLIRFGRFTGGNYNWAWKGNGTNGIALPATLKLYPIPSASLKSNPELKQNDGY
- a CDS encoding TonB-dependent receptor codes for the protein MDNITLGYTFDKPIKKFASNSIRLWAGMQNVFTVTNYSGLDPEVFNGIDNTIYPRPRTFLVGANIKF
- a CDS encoding SusE domain-containing protein; the protein is MIQNIKRFSAIAILGLVLSVFHSCDDSSEKFTINAPTAPVLQELNFAKLELDAVNTNNPAVTLNWAEADYGQQASINYSIEFSKTEDFAEATTASTVTGKTSVTLSVNEVNTAAGNAGLNPFNWENVFIRVKAGLGTQGGEKIASNAVMLEVYPYFNYVFNDFYLVGDATAPGWNNNNNNPALFRDPNDANTYYYTGFWADNGHFKVLSTTGEWQPQYGTDDGSTVGANLGGGTDPERFPYGGGNGIPAGFYTFKINFASNTFSFESFDANGKNSPASLTVKGTSTADIALTALAFDGHIWYAKDVKLTPGNVEFVTDSGTKWGSSSSFSGVATDGGGSIPVVVEDNYDIWFNDLTGRYILIPLNL